The proteins below come from a single Deltaproteobacteria bacterium genomic window:
- a CDS encoding M28 family peptidase, producing MTTRKEPERLMDDVSALAEIPNRGPATEGEARAALYVSRRMTDLGLDPQVAPFRVVPHFPMAWALHALFLAATCLIAVTSPFAAFVAQALIFISFWGDSTTRFYWIRSLLPSATSRHVIGRLAAKGVAKKTVVFAAHIDSGQMGMIMEPVQAERVCRFHKRVLGTQPLMLSLVVAAFLTAPVAVLHYRVMGPGGASTYILLAAIVANLIPVVIFSQLEFAKISPGANDNGSGVAVMLEMARRLRAKPAENTEVVFVGVGSEETYMMGMACFMEEHGHRFDRNHTYFLVPESCGNGTPRVIVAEGVVSMHHHDPELAGLVFLAARRRGIKADPVTLRTGGTDCTPPSVRGYAATGIICMNENDYVPNYHWNTDLPRDVKPDVMTRVADIFEETVRIIDKDL from the coding sequence ATGACGACGCGAAAAGAGCCCGAACGGTTGATGGACGACGTGAGCGCGCTGGCCGAGATTCCGAATCGCGGACCCGCGACCGAGGGCGAGGCGCGCGCCGCGCTCTACGTTTCGCGGAGAATGACGGATCTCGGGCTCGATCCGCAGGTCGCGCCGTTTCGCGTGGTGCCGCACTTCCCGATGGCGTGGGCGCTGCACGCACTGTTTCTGGCGGCCACGTGCCTGATCGCCGTCACGAGCCCCTTCGCGGCCTTCGTCGCGCAGGCGCTCATCTTCATTTCGTTCTGGGGCGACTCGACGACACGTTTTTACTGGATTCGCTCGCTGCTTCCATCGGCGACCAGCCGTCACGTGATCGGCCGTCTCGCGGCGAAAGGCGTCGCGAAGAAGACCGTCGTGTTCGCCGCGCACATCGACTCGGGCCAGATGGGGATGATCATGGAACCGGTGCAGGCCGAGAGAGTCTGCCGTTTCCACAAGCGCGTCCTCGGAACGCAGCCCTTGATGCTCTCGCTCGTCGTCGCCGCGTTCCTGACCGCGCCGGTGGCGGTGCTGCACTACCGCGTGATGGGGCCTGGCGGCGCGTCCACGTACATTCTCCTTGCGGCGATCGTCGCCAACCTCATTCCGGTCGTCATTTTTTCGCAGCTCGAATTCGCGAAGATCAGCCCGGGCGCGAACGACAACGGTTCGGGCGTGGCGGTCATGCTCGAAATGGCCCGGCGCCTGCGTGCGAAACCGGCCGAGAACACCGAGGTGGTTTTCGTCGGAGTCGGCTCGGAAGAAACCTACATGATGGGCATGGCGTGTTTCATGGAAGAGCACGGGCATCGCTTCGACCGCAACCACACGTACTTTCTCGTGCCCGAGTCGTGCGGGAACGGCACGCCGCGCGTCATCGTGGCGGAGGGCGTCGTTTCGATGCACCATCACGATCCCGAACTCGCCGGGCTCGTCTTTCTTGCCGCGCGCCGCCGGGGCATCAAGGCCGATCCGGTCACGTTGCGCACGGGCGGGACCGACTGCACGCCGCCCTCGGTGCGCGGGTATGCCGCGACGGGCATCATCTGCATGAACGAAAACGACTACGTGCCCAACTATCACTGGAACACCGACCTGCCGCGCGATGTGAAGCCGGATGTGATGACGCGGGTCGCCGACATCTTCGAGGAGACCGTGCGCATCATCGACAAGGATCTGTGA
- the mtnP gene encoding S-methyl-5'-thioadenosine phosphorylase → MTTVKIGVIGGSGLYEMEGLANVREVVESTPWGAPSDALICGDLGGVPMVFLPRHGRGHVLTPSEINYRANIHALKSQGVTHVISVSACGSLREEIEPGRIVLIDQFFDRTKGRASTFFGDGVVAHVAFADPVCRDLRALLLDVGRELGIPVHDGGTYVCMEGPAFSTRAESVFYRQIGADVIGMTNLTEAKLAREAELSYATLALATDYDCWREHDADVDIQDILRVMSQNVTNAKAIIRAAVPRITMQIGTACFEALKFAIITDRSKISTKRKDDLRVIAGKYLD, encoded by the coding sequence ATGACGACCGTGAAAATCGGGGTGATCGGGGGCAGCGGCCTGTACGAGATGGAAGGTCTCGCGAACGTGCGCGAGGTCGTGGAGTCGACCCCCTGGGGCGCGCCCTCCGACGCGCTGATCTGCGGCGACCTCGGCGGCGTGCCGATGGTTTTCCTGCCGCGCCATGGCCGCGGGCACGTGCTCACACCGTCGGAAATCAACTATCGCGCGAATATCCACGCGCTGAAGAGTCAGGGTGTCACGCACGTCATCAGCGTGTCGGCGTGTGGATCGCTGCGCGAGGAGATCGAGCCGGGCCGCATCGTGCTCATCGACCAGTTCTTCGACCGCACCAAGGGCCGCGCATCGACGTTCTTCGGCGACGGCGTCGTCGCGCACGTCGCGTTCGCCGACCCGGTCTGCCGCGATCTGCGCGCGTTGCTGCTCGACGTCGGTCGCGAACTGGGCATCCCCGTGCACGACGGCGGGACCTACGTGTGCATGGAAGGCCCGGCGTTTTCGACTCGCGCTGAGAGCGTCTTTTATCGACAGATCGGTGCGGACGTCATCGGCATGACGAATTTGACCGAGGCCAAGCTCGCGCGGGAGGCGGAGCTGTCGTATGCCACGCTGGCGCTCGCGACCGACTACGATTGCTGGCGCGAGCACGACGCCGACGTGGACATTCAGGACATCCTGCGCGTCATGTCGCAGAACGTCACCAACGCGAAGGCGATCATCCGCGCCGCCGTGCCGCGCATCACCATGCAAATCGGTACCGCGTGTTTCGAGGCGCTCAAGTTCGCGATCATCACGGACCGCTCGAAAATTTCGACGAAGCGCAAGGACGATCTGCGCGTGATCGCGGGGAAGTATCTCGATTAA